The following proteins come from a genomic window of Aricia agestis chromosome 19, ilAriAges1.1, whole genome shotgun sequence:
- the LOC121736430 gene encoding Na(+)/H(+) exchange regulatory cofactor NHE-RF2, with protein MSANGTAPAESRLCHVRKVPNFDGYGFNLHAEKGKPGQYIGKVDEGSPAETAGLKRGDRILEVNGQSIAGETHKQVVARIKQRPDDAELLVVAAAPGELVPDFDTVDRPASAGSGSASSGTQADSPAPDAAPAEAPRLNLQMTAAEMRAHLAAKKKVDPKKVPMDLKSKFDIVKKL; from the coding sequence ATGTCGGCCAACGGCACCGCGCCCGCGGAGTCGCGGCTCTGCCACGTGCGGAAGGTGCCCAACTTCGACGGCTACGGCTTCAACCTGCACGCCGAGAAAGGCAAGCCCGGCCAGTACATCGGGAAGGTGGACGAGGGCTCCCCGGCCGAGACCGCGGGCCTCAAGCGCGGGGACCGCATCCTCGAGGTGAACGGGCAGAGCATCGCAGGCGAGACCCACAAGCAGGTGGTCGCGCGGATCAAGCAGCGGCCGGACGACGCGGAGCTGCTGGTGGTGGCGGCCGCGCCCGGCGAGCTGGTGCCGGACTTCGACACCGTCGACCGGCCAGCGTCGGCGGGATCCGGGTCGGCGTCGTCCGGCACGCAGGCGGACTCGCCCGCGCCGGACGCCGCGCCGGCGGAGGCGCCGCGCCTCAACCTGCAGATGACCGCGGCCGAGATGCGGGCGCACCTCGCCGCCAAGAAGAAGGTGGACCCGAAGAAGGTGCCGATGGATTTGAAGTCCAAGTTCGATATCGTGAAGAAACTGTAG